The DNA segment ACTAGTATTAGCTAATGACAATATGGAGGAATCTCCCCTTCAGGGGGGATGAAATGCAATGCTAGCAAACGGGCTCCCTGCCCGATTACCTCCTTGGGAGGATGCTTTTTTGGGAAGATACTCCATCCttataaaataacaatgatTATTCTAGCCTGGAACATCAGAGGGGTAGCGAATGCAGCCACAATTCGCACTCTAAAGGAAATTCGAAAGCAGAAGAAACCAGACATTGTTCTACTTTTTGAAACAAGGTGTAGCGAAAATAAAGCTCAGGAGGTAATTAAATCCATTGGTTTTCAATTTTATATTGTAGAGGAAGCTATGGGCTTTTCAGGGGGCATCTGGGTGCTATGGGATAACCCCCATTTTAAAATATGGCCTATAGAACTGTATTATCAATACATTCACTTAGAATTAGCAAACACCGGGGCTAGAAAATGGACTTTAACGGCTGTCTATGCTAGTCTCCAGgagagaaacagaaaagaattttttgataaaattcaaaaatatgctGATGAGATTCAAGATCCTTGGATGCTAATGGGagattttaatgaaattgctgAAGTGGGGGAAAAGAAAGGAGGAACCAGAATAGATGATCATGCTTGTCAAAAATTTAGAGAATGGATAAACAATTGCAAACTCATAGATCTCGGCTTTGTGGGATCGAAGTATACCTGGAAGGGGGGGCAAAGGAAAGGATTGGATAGAGTCTTCAAAAGGTTGGATAGAGCTTTAGCTAATGCAGAGTGGAGAACAGA comes from the Arachis duranensis cultivar V14167 chromosome 7, aradu.V14167.gnm2.J7QH, whole genome shotgun sequence genome and includes:
- the LOC107459476 gene encoding uncharacterized protein LOC107459476 — its product is MIILAWNIRGVANAATIRTLKEIRKQKKPDIVLLFETRCSENKAQEVIKSIGFQFYIVEEAMGFSGGIWVLWDNPHFKIWPIELYYQYIHLELANTGARKWTLTAVYASLQERNRKEFFDKIQKYADEIQDPWMLMGDFNEIAEVGEKKGGTRIDDHACQKFREWINNCKLIDLGFVGSKYTWKGGQRKGLDRVFKRLDRALANAEWRTEFGDARVEILSRVHSDHHPLLAVLRPNQIDRGEKPFCFEAMWATHPEFSEFIQRSWNQNNHFYQNLKTLTQKLKVWNKEIFGHILKKKRRILNRLEGIQRNDAYGRNSFLQRLEKELLADLEEILNQEEIMWMQKSRQQFFVDGE